In Sedimenticola thiotaurini, the following proteins share a genomic window:
- a CDS encoding peptide chain release factor 3, with amino-acid sequence MSELLNQLQRRRTFAIISHPDAGKTTLTEKLLLFGGAIQMAGTVKGRKAARHATSDWMEMEKERGISVTSSVMQFAYGDGIVNLLDTPGHEDFSEDTYRTLTAVDSALMVIDVAKGVEARTIKLMEVCRMRDTPILTFVNKLDREGRDALDILDEIEQVLQIKCAPVTWPIGMGKRLKGVFDLRTETTHLFSATHGGKIQSGELIVGLDNPRLDEMLGDMAEELREEIELVRGASHALDLDAYLRGELTPVFFGSAINNFGVKELLDAFVQYAPAPRARETRQRLVEPAEEKFSGFIFKIQANMDPAHRDRIAFMRVCSGSYKKGMKMRHVRTGKTVQISNAITFQADERKHVEEAWPGDIIGLHNHGTIQIGDTFTEGEELKYEGIPYFAPELFRRVVLKDPLRLKALQKGVLQLCEEGATQVFRPLKNNDMILGAVGVLQFDVAAHRLKGEYGVEAIVEPVGVNTARWVQCDDPRMLEQFRAKAHENLALDGDDQLVYLAPTRVNLSLAEERWPDIRFLSTREL; translated from the coding sequence ATGTCCGAACTGCTCAATCAACTGCAACGGCGACGCACTTTCGCCATCATCTCCCATCCCGATGCCGGTAAAACCACCCTGACGGAGAAGCTGCTGCTGTTTGGCGGAGCCATTCAGATGGCCGGTACGGTGAAGGGGCGCAAGGCGGCCCGCCACGCCACTTCTGACTGGATGGAGATGGAGAAGGAGCGCGGTATCTCGGTCACCTCCTCGGTGATGCAGTTCGCTTACGGCGACGGCATTGTCAATCTGCTGGATACGCCGGGACATGAGGACTTCTCCGAGGATACCTACCGCACCCTGACGGCAGTGGATTCGGCCCTGATGGTGATCGACGTGGCCAAGGGTGTGGAGGCCCGCACTATCAAACTGATGGAGGTGTGCCGCATGCGCGATACGCCGATCCTCACTTTTGTTAATAAGCTGGATCGGGAAGGGCGGGATGCGCTGGACATTCTCGATGAGATCGAGCAGGTACTGCAGATCAAGTGTGCACCGGTAACCTGGCCCATCGGCATGGGCAAGCGGCTCAAGGGGGTCTTCGACCTGCGTACCGAAACCACCCACCTGTTCTCCGCCACTCACGGGGGTAAAATCCAGTCCGGTGAGTTGATCGTAGGTCTGGACAACCCGCGCCTGGACGAAATGCTGGGGGATATGGCGGAGGAGCTGCGGGAGGAGATCGAACTGGTGCGGGGTGCCAGCCATGCACTGGATCTGGACGCCTATCTGCGTGGCGAACTGACGCCGGTCTTTTTCGGCTCGGCGATCAACAACTTTGGTGTCAAGGAGTTGCTGGATGCGTTCGTCCAGTATGCTCCGGCTCCCCGCGCCCGGGAGACCCGGCAGCGGCTGGTGGAACCGGCGGAGGAGAAGTTTTCCGGGTTTATCTTCAAGATACAGGCCAATATGGACCCGGCCCATCGGGATCGTATCGCCTTCATGCGGGTCTGCTCCGGTAGCTACAAGAAGGGCATGAAGATGCGCCATGTGCGCACCGGCAAAACCGTGCAGATCAGCAACGCGATTACCTTCCAGGCCGATGAGCGTAAGCATGTGGAAGAGGCCTGGCCGGGCGACATCATCGGTCTGCATAACCACGGCACCATCCAGATCGGCGACACCTTTACCGAGGGTGAGGAGCTGAAGTATGAAGGTATTCCCTATTTTGCACCCGAACTGTTCCGCCGGGTGGTGCTGAAAGATCCGCTACGTCTCAAGGCGTTGCAGAAGGGTGTGCTGCAGCTCTGCGAGGAGGGGGCAACCCAGGTGTTCCGGCCGTTGAAGAACAACGACATGATCCTGGGGGCGGTAGGTGTGTTGCAGTTCGACGTGGCTGCCCATCGCCTGAAGGGTGAATACGGGGTGGAGGCGATTGTGGAGCCGGTCGGCGTCAATACCGCCCGCTGGGTGCAGTGTGATGATCCCCGGATGTTGGAACAGTTCCGGGCCAAGGCCCATGAGAACCTGGCGCTGGATGGTGACGACCAGCTGGTCTACCTGGCGCCGACCCGGGTGAACCTGAGCCTGGCCGAGGAGCGCTGGCCCGATATCCGCTTCCTGTCGACCCGGGAGCTGTAG